From one Acidobacteriota bacterium genomic stretch:
- a CDS encoding DUF3300 domain-containing protein: MKRQTNSIGVPGRAWRSAIAIACAVLLVPGEGILLAQSATPPAAPAAAAEADDPPLTADQIDSLVAPIALYPDDLLAMVLASSTYPLELIQLQQWMAKNKDLKDKALADAVAKQPWDPAVQSMAAVPEAVKRLADDIQWTTDLGNAFLDQQKDVMDACQRMRKKAKDKGALASNEQMKVETKVIETKEVIVVQSSNPEVIYVPSYNPTYVYPPPVYPYPPVYYPPYTAGAAFFTFTAGVMIGAAFWGGSCCGCGWGGGNVNVNVNNNFNRNTNINGGNRGQGGGGNWNHNASHRGGTPYGNKATANKYGGQTRGQQNSRAGGSPSASNRASGGAGNRGGSPSAGNMSSGGGNRGGGSSPSASNRSSGGGSRGGDSIGGRDMGGGGSSSRGGGSFGGGSGGYSGSSARSSSSRGSSSMSSRGGGGGGSRGGGGGGRGGGGRR; encoded by the coding sequence ATGAAACGACAGACGAACTCAATCGGTGTCCCGGGCCGTGCCTGGCGGAGCGCCATCGCGATCGCCTGCGCGGTCCTTCTCGTGCCGGGCGAAGGGATTCTTCTGGCCCAGTCGGCGACTCCGCCGGCGGCACCGGCCGCCGCGGCCGAAGCCGACGATCCGCCGCTCACGGCCGACCAGATCGACTCGCTCGTCGCGCCGATCGCCCTTTATCCGGACGATCTCCTCGCGATGGTCCTCGCGTCTTCGACGTACCCGCTCGAGCTCATTCAGCTCCAGCAGTGGATGGCGAAGAACAAGGACCTGAAGGACAAGGCGCTCGCGGACGCCGTCGCCAAGCAGCCGTGGGATCCCGCGGTGCAGTCGATGGCGGCCGTCCCGGAGGCCGTCAAGCGGCTCGCGGACGACATCCAGTGGACGACGGACCTCGGCAACGCCTTCCTCGACCAGCAGAAGGACGTCATGGACGCCTGCCAGAGGATGAGGAAGAAGGCGAAGGACAAGGGCGCGCTCGCGTCGAACGAGCAGATGAAGGTCGAGACGAAGGTCATCGAGACGAAGGAAGTCATCGTCGTCCAGTCCTCGAACCCCGAGGTCATCTACGTGCCCTCGTACAACCCGACGTACGTCTACCCGCCGCCGGTCTACCCGTACCCGCCCGTTTACTACCCGCCCTACACGGCGGGTGCCGCGTTCTTCACCTTCACGGCGGGCGTCATGATCGGCGCCGCGTTCTGGGGCGGCTCGTGCTGCGGCTGCGGCTGGGGCGGCGGCAACGTCAACGTCAACGTCAACAACAACTTCAACCGCAACACGAACATCAACGGCGGAAACCGCGGCCAGGGCGGCGGAGGCAACTGGAATCACAACGCCTCTCACCGCGGCGGCACGCCGTACGGAAACAAGGCGACGGCGAACAAGTACGGCGGCCAGACGCGCGGCCAGCAGAACAGCCGGGCGGGCGGGTCGCCGAGCGCGAGCAACCGCGCCTCGGGCGGCGCGGGGAACCGCGGCGGCTCGCCGAGCGCGGGCAACATGTCCTCGGGCGGCGGGAACCGCGGCGGGGGCTCGAGCCCGAGCGCGAGCAATCGCTCGTCGGGCGGCGGAAGCCGCGGCGGAGACAGTATCGGCGGCCGCGACATGGGCGGCGGCGGCTCGTCATCGAGGGGAGGAGGCAGTTTCGGCGGAGGCTCCGGCGGCTACAGCGGCAGCAGCGCGCGCTCGAGCAGCTCCCGCGGCTCGTCGAGCATGAGCTCGCGCGGCGGCGGCGGCGGCGGCTCACGAGGCGGCGGCGGCGGCGGGCGCGGCGGCGGCGGGCGGAGGTGA
- a CDS encoding aspartate ammonia-lyase, giving the protein MSKPATRLEHDLLGDLAVPADAYYGVQTARALENFHISGVELRLYPDLIKAFAMVKLAAARANFDCGQFDKKILKGIEGACEEIIAGKLHDEFRLDVFQGGAGTSTNMNANEVIANRALELMGKKKGDYEACDPHDHVNCSQSTNDAYPTSLHVGMALGNVRLVAAMRELIAAFRKKGKEFAPILKMGRTQLQDAVPMTLGQEFNAFAGTLEGEVLALERIQNVLCKTNMGATAIGTGLNAPEGYAEKCTKHLAKVTGFPITLAPDLIEATQDTQAFVLYSSCMKSLAIKLSKVCNDLRLLSSGPRCGLREINLPAKQPGSSIMPGKVNPVIPEVVNMVCFRVIGSDLTVSMAAEAGQLQLNVFEPVIAACIFEAQTMFINAARTLRVHCVDGITANPDVMKHYVEYSIGTVTALNPIIGYEKATQLAAEAMKTGAGIMELIRKKKVLTEKQIAEVLDPAAMTGQKRTGKK; this is encoded by the coding sequence ATGTCCAAACCCGCCACCCGTCTCGAGCACGACCTGCTCGGCGACCTCGCCGTTCCCGCCGACGCCTACTACGGAGTCCAGACCGCGCGCGCGCTGGAGAACTTCCACATCTCGGGCGTCGAGCTTCGCCTGTACCCGGACCTCATCAAGGCGTTCGCGATGGTCAAGCTCGCGGCCGCTCGCGCGAACTTCGACTGCGGGCAGTTCGACAAGAAGATCCTGAAGGGCATCGAGGGAGCCTGCGAGGAGATCATCGCGGGCAAGCTCCACGACGAGTTTCGCCTCGACGTGTTCCAGGGCGGCGCGGGCACCTCCACGAACATGAACGCGAACGAGGTGATCGCGAACCGCGCCCTCGAGCTCATGGGAAAGAAGAAGGGCGACTACGAGGCCTGCGACCCGCACGACCACGTGAACTGCTCGCAGTCCACGAACGACGCCTACCCGACCTCCCTTCACGTCGGAATGGCGCTCGGAAACGTGCGGCTCGTCGCCGCGATGCGCGAGCTCATCGCCGCCTTCCGGAAGAAGGGCAAGGAGTTCGCGCCGATCCTCAAGATGGGCCGGACGCAGCTGCAGGACGCGGTCCCCATGACGCTCGGCCAGGAGTTCAACGCCTTCGCCGGGACGCTCGAGGGCGAGGTCCTCGCCCTCGAGCGGATCCAGAACGTCCTCTGCAAGACGAACATGGGCGCGACCGCGATCGGCACGGGCCTGAACGCGCCCGAGGGGTACGCGGAGAAGTGCACGAAGCACCTCGCGAAGGTCACCGGGTTCCCGATCACGCTCGCGCCGGACCTCATCGAGGCGACGCAGGACACGCAGGCCTTCGTCCTCTACTCGTCCTGCATGAAGAGCCTCGCGATCAAGCTCTCGAAGGTCTGCAACGACCTCCGGCTCCTCTCCTCCGGCCCGCGCTGCGGCCTGCGCGAGATCAACCTCCCGGCCAAGCAGCCCGGCTCCTCGATCATGCCGGGCAAGGTCAACCCCGTCATCCCCGAGGTCGTCAACATGGTCTGCTTCCGCGTGATTGGCAGCGACCTCACGGTCTCGATGGCGGCCGAGGCCGGGCAGCTCCAGCTCAACGTCTTCGAGCCCGTCATCGCCGCCTGCATCTTCGAGGCGCAGACGATGTTCATCAACGCGGCCCGGACGCTTCGCGTCCACTGCGTGGACGGAATCACGGCGAACCCGGACGTCATGAAGCACTACGTCGAGTACTCGATCGGCACCGTCACGGCGCTCAATCCGATCATCGGCTACGAAAAGGCGACCCAGCTCGCGGCCGAGGCGATGAAGACGGGCGCCGGGATCATGGAGCTGATCCGCAAGAAGAAGGTCCTCACGGAGAAGCAGATCGCGGAGGTCCTCGACCCGGCCGCCATGACGGGCCAGAAGCGCACCGGAAAGAAATGA
- a CDS encoding DASS family sodium-coupled anion symporter, giving the protein MTPAAKAWVSRGAVVALGAAIWFWPVPEGLTSQAWHLFAIFAATIFSVIVGAFPILTASVLAVAVCVLSGVLAPAKAYAGFANGTILLIVVAFLVARAIVKCGLGQRLGHLVVTLFGKSTLGLGYSIFFLDAVIAPAFPSDTARSGVLYPLVLSLAEGSGSKPDEATRKRTGAYLMFCGMATLTCSSALWLTAMAGNPLGAEIGKSLGFNVTFGSWLVAAIVPTLVCLAVLPYLIYRVLPPELKATPEAPAAARKALAAMGPLSLNEKIVAVTFVGMVTLWALAGTLHVDLTAVAFLGLGIFLAAGVLTLKDIGQQGDVLATFIWFAILFAISGQLNTLGFMGWIGQRLAAALGGLPWLAVYLLLVLAYVLIHYLFVSQTAHVLALFGVFLGVGVQLGVPVAPLGFALLISTSYLSTITPQASSANLLVVGSGYLTQGELYKLGTITTVFNVLVLLLIGTPWLLFVTR; this is encoded by the coding sequence ATGACACCCGCCGCGAAGGCCTGGGTTTCGCGCGGGGCCGTTGTCGCCCTCGGCGCCGCGATCTGGTTCTGGCCGGTGCCGGAGGGCCTCACCTCGCAGGCCTGGCACCTCTTCGCGATCTTCGCCGCGACGATCTTCTCCGTCATCGTCGGGGCGTTCCCGATCCTGACCGCGTCCGTCCTCGCCGTCGCCGTCTGCGTCCTCTCCGGCGTCCTCGCGCCCGCGAAGGCATACGCCGGGTTCGCGAACGGCACGATCCTCCTCATCGTCGTCGCCTTTCTCGTCGCGCGCGCCATCGTGAAGTGCGGCCTCGGCCAGCGCCTCGGCCACCTCGTCGTGACGCTCTTCGGGAAGTCGACGCTCGGCCTCGGCTACAGCATCTTCTTCCTCGACGCCGTCATCGCGCCTGCGTTCCCGAGCGACACGGCGCGCTCGGGCGTCCTCTACCCGCTCGTCCTCTCCCTCGCCGAGGGCTCGGGCTCGAAGCCGGACGAGGCGACGCGCAAACGCACGGGCGCCTACCTGATGTTCTGCGGGATGGCGACGCTCACGTGCTCGTCGGCGCTCTGGCTGACGGCGATGGCGGGCAACCCGCTCGGCGCCGAGATCGGCAAGTCGCTGGGCTTCAACGTGACGTTCGGCTCGTGGCTCGTCGCCGCGATCGTCCCGACGCTCGTGTGCCTCGCGGTCCTCCCGTACCTCATCTACAGGGTCCTTCCGCCCGAGCTGAAGGCGACGCCGGAGGCGCCCGCGGCGGCGAGGAAGGCGCTCGCGGCGATGGGGCCGCTGAGCCTGAACGAGAAGATCGTCGCGGTGACGTTCGTCGGCATGGTCACCCTGTGGGCGCTCGCCGGCACGCTCCACGTCGATCTCACCGCCGTCGCGTTCCTCGGCCTCGGCATTTTCCTCGCGGCGGGCGTCCTGACGCTGAAGGACATCGGCCAGCAGGGGGACGTCCTCGCGACGTTCATCTGGTTCGCGATCCTGTTCGCGATCAGCGGCCAGCTCAACACGCTCGGCTTCATGGGCTGGATCGGGCAGCGCCTCGCGGCGGCGCTCGGCGGGCTGCCGTGGCTCGCGGTGTACCTCCTCCTCGTCCTTGCCTACGTCCTCATCCACTACCTGTTCGTGAGCCAGACGGCGCACGTCCTCGCGCTCTTCGGGGTCTTCCTCGGCGTCGGGGTGCAGCTCGGCGTGCCGGTCGCGCCGCTCGGCTTCGCGCTCCTGATCTCGACGAGCTATCTCTCGACGATCACGCCCCAGGCTTCGAGCGCAAACCTCCTCGTCGTGGGCAGCGGCTACCTGACACAAGGGGAGCTCTACAAGCTCGGGACGATCACGACCGTCTTCAACGTCCTCGTCCTTCTCCTGATCGGAACTCCGTGGCTCCTTTTTGTGACGCGCTGA